One Paraburkholderia aromaticivorans genomic region harbors:
- the tssB gene encoding type VI secretion system contractile sheath small subunit gives MSVPSSSQKFIARNRAPRVQIEYDVEVYGSEKKVELPFVMGVLSDLSGKPAEPLPPVADRGFLDIDIDNFDERMKAIEPRVAFAVPNTLSGEGQLMVDMTFESIEDFSPAAVARKVDSLRQLLEARTQLANLQTYMDGKSGAESLVNRLLQDSALLKSLAATPKPQLSNAADMADAADATR, from the coding sequence ATGTCTGTTCCCAGTAGTTCGCAGAAATTCATCGCGCGCAATCGGGCGCCGCGTGTGCAGATCGAGTACGACGTCGAAGTTTACGGCTCCGAGAAGAAAGTCGAATTGCCGTTCGTCATGGGCGTGCTTTCGGACCTCTCCGGCAAGCCCGCCGAACCGCTGCCGCCGGTCGCCGACCGCGGTTTCCTCGATATCGATATCGACAACTTCGATGAACGGATGAAGGCGATCGAGCCGCGCGTCGCATTCGCGGTGCCGAACACGCTTTCAGGCGAGGGGCAGTTGATGGTCGATATGACCTTCGAGAGCATTGAGGACTTCTCGCCGGCGGCCGTCGCCCGCAAGGTCGATTCCCTGCGGCAGCTGCTCGAAGCCCGCACGCAACTCGCGAACCTGCAGACGTACATGGACGGCAAGTCCGGCGCGGAATCGCTCGTCAACAGGCTGCTGCAGGATTCCGCCCTGCTGAAATCGCTTGCGGCCACACCGAAACCTCAGCTTTCGAACGCCGCCGACATGGCGGATGCCGCGGACGCGACCCGCTGA